One window of Magallana gigas chromosome 2, xbMagGiga1.1, whole genome shotgun sequence genomic DNA carries:
- the LOC136269554 gene encoding uncharacterized protein isoform X1: MSDSDSVLLGGDTDKSSSTPAADITDTFNLFKCYLDSSLNSFKKELLDSQEADNSPAGWATVHQYEHNDIASDSDDDKKLRQAENRALRAIKEKKRFQPYKPRPSGYSAPQPATGSIPSAAAGSQQQLFRGFGKRREPSSYDICFHCKSVGHWRKHCPLFSAANQSSGSGSVSK, from the exons ATGTCGGACTCTGATAGCGTTTTGTTGGGCGGGGACACCGACAAGAGTTCTTCAACTCCAGCCGCCGATATAACGGACACTTTCAACCTATTTAAGTGTTACTTGGATTCTTCGCTAAACTCGTTCAAGAAGGAGCTTTTGGACAGCCAAGAAG CAGACAATTCTCCAGCAGGGTGGGCCACAGTTCATCAATATGAGCACAACGACATCGCCTCTGATTCGGACGATGACAAAAAACTACGACAGGCAGAAAACAGAGCTTTGCGTGCTATTAAAGAGAAGAAGAGGTTCCAGCCATACAAACCACGCCCTTCCGGCTACAGCGCTCCTCAGCCTGCTACTGGCAGTATTCCTTCCGCTGCTGCTGGAAGTCAACAGCAGCTTTTTCGTGGCTTCGGGAAACGCCGTGAACCATCTTCCTACGACATCTGTTTCCACTGCAAGTCAGTCGGGCACTGGAGGAAACACTGTCCCCTGTTCAGCGCCGCCAATCAGTCAAGCGGTTCGGGATCAGTTAGTAAATGA
- the LOC136269554 gene encoding uncharacterized protein isoform X2, giving the protein MSDSDSVLLGGDTDKSSSTPAADITDTFNLFKCYLDSSLNSFKKELLDSQEDNSPAGWATVHQYEHNDIASDSDDDKKLRQAENRALRAIKEKKRFQPYKPRPSGYSAPQPATGSIPSAAAGSQQQLFRGFGKRREPSSYDICFHCKSVGHWRKHCPLFSAANQSSGSGSVSK; this is encoded by the exons ATGTCGGACTCTGATAGCGTTTTGTTGGGCGGGGACACCGACAAGAGTTCTTCAACTCCAGCCGCCGATATAACGGACACTTTCAACCTATTTAAGTGTTACTTGGATTCTTCGCTAAACTCGTTCAAGAAGGAGCTTTTGGACAGCCAAGAAG ACAATTCTCCAGCAGGGTGGGCCACAGTTCATCAATATGAGCACAACGACATCGCCTCTGATTCGGACGATGACAAAAAACTACGACAGGCAGAAAACAGAGCTTTGCGTGCTATTAAAGAGAAGAAGAGGTTCCAGCCATACAAACCACGCCCTTCCGGCTACAGCGCTCCTCAGCCTGCTACTGGCAGTATTCCTTCCGCTGCTGCTGGAAGTCAACAGCAGCTTTTTCGTGGCTTCGGGAAACGCCGTGAACCATCTTCCTACGACATCTGTTTCCACTGCAAGTCAGTCGGGCACTGGAGGAAACACTGTCCCCTGTTCAGCGCCGCCAATCAGTCAAGCGGTTCGGGATCAGTTAGTAAATGA